One Ctenopharyngodon idella isolate HZGC_01 chromosome 9, HZGC01, whole genome shotgun sequence DNA window includes the following coding sequences:
- the si:ch211-199f5.1 gene encoding protocadherin-8 → MELARILGVTQLLICISVVVCEERTVRYKIHEEVRPPMVIGTLASNVTWTPDKTRRTFPGIRFKLMSPSTGSFIRFRESDGRLTVEERVDRERICKRNPRCVITFDVAFVSAEQFELFHVEVEVLDVNDNSPEFPRAECTVEISESAALGTRIALDAAEDADVGSNSIQSYHLSENTHFSIDIITRVDGVKYAELVLVKELDRESRAFFALKLVAADGGNPPKSGATNVTVKVKDSNDNSPLFEHSHYSVDVPEDTPTESLLLDLNAVDPDEGLNGQVVYEFGKQVTTKIRQLFKLDYKTGYLTLQSPVDYEDETAYEIDVQASDLGHNPVPSVCKIIINIRDVNDNPPEIIITSIASVTDGVAHVSEATGPDILVALISIKDKDTGANGQVSCTLNGGHGNFRLKRAYEGSYTIVTMAPLDREKIAEYNLTVVAEDFGVPPLRTLTHYIVRLTDVNDNAPAFSAKIYEGFIEENQLPGTYITTILASDQDAGLNGEITYELFDSDTNSVSRFAIMNQAGNVYALQSFNYEVTKRLDLRVQASDRGWPQLHNNAVLVVNVVDQNDNAPFITHPPLNNGSAEIQLPRDAPPGYIVTRITAKDSDAGLNAELTYKLYDDFGFAIDPNTGEIYINRKIAYDEYDMWKVLVTVNDNGHPSQTSTATIHFTLTESAPSNGNFYDEREEDEPKQWTLILILALTSSSLMFLAILSYILCKSRKNGPKRCADLPDAVDIPYSNEKNAVSMISSQTANVFDTHTFHSTTVIGTPEELHSSVQATAEVFNETPHTFKSKYRSVAGEIDGYSTLPGYGKDNARPITVWKGNSMMTIAVRDPQISGKDSGKGDSDVNDSDSDISEGLKKDYTSYKGLWACTSECRILGHSDRCWSPSVSRTSGSINTRHLSTFSRTRPSSQAAGLQRSSYDTQTPRSVALHSLSEDQQSQYDYIHVCSPQSQRRRDTEDRDGTVFTHSTNSPGRFTDTA, encoded by the exons ATGGAGCTCGCGCGGATACTTGGAGTTACGCAGCTTCTCATCTGCATCTCGGTGGTTGTGTGTGAGGAGCGGACGGTGAGGTATAAGATACACGAGGAGGTTCGACCGCCGATGGTCATCGGAACTCTAGCCAGCAATGTGACCTGGACCCCGGACAAAACGCGCAGGACTTTCCCCGGCATCAGGTTTAAGCTCATGAGTCCGTCCACCGGCTCCTTCATCCGATTTAGGGAAAGCGACGGGAGGCTGACGGTCGAGGAGCGCGTCGACCGCGAGCGCATCTGCAAGCGCAACCCGCGGTGCGTAATCACTTTCGACGTCGCCTTCGTGTCCGCCGAGCAGTTCGAGCTTTTCCACGTCGAGGTGGAAGTGCTGGATGTGAACGACAACTCGCCGGAGTTCCCGCGCGCCGAGTGCACTGTAGAGATCTCCGAGAGCGCGGCGCTGGGGACGCGCATCGCGCTGGACGCCGCGGAGGACGCGGATGTGGGCTCGAACTCTATCCAAAGCTACCACTTGAGTGAAAACACTCACTTCAGCATTGATATCATAACGCGAGTGGATGGGGTTAAATATGCGGAGCTGGTGCTCGTCAAAGAGCTGGACCGAGAATCCCGCGCTTTTTTCGCGCTCAAACTTGTGGCGGCAGACGGCGGGAATCCGCCGAAAAGCGGCGCGACTAATGTCACCGTCAAAGTGAAGGACTCTAATGACAACAGCCCGCTGTTTGAGCACAGCCATTACTCTGTGGATGTGCCGGAGGACACCCCGACTGAATCCCTACTGCTGGATCTCAACGCCGTCGATCCGGATGAGGGTCTAAACGGGCAGGTTGTGTATGAATTTGGCAAACAAGTAACTACAAAGATTAGACAACTGTTTAAACTGGATTATAAGACTGGATATTTGACATTGCAAAGCCCTGTGGATTATGAAGACGAGACTGCGTATGAAATCGACGTGCAAGCTAGTGATTTGGGGCACAATCCGGTTCCCTCGGTGTGCAAGATTATCATCAACATCAGAGATGTGAACGACAACCCTCCTGAGATCATCATCACGTCCATCGCGTCGGTGACAGATGGTGTCGCACATGTTAGTGAAGCTACAGGTCCGGACATCCTGGTGGCTCTGATCAGCATTAAAGATAAGGACACCGGGGCGAACGGACAGGTGAGCTGCACTCTGAACGGCGGACACGGCAACTTCAGGCTTAAAAGAGCGTACGAGGGCAGCTACACCATTGTCACGATGGCACCTTTGGATCGAGAGAAGATTGCGGAGTATAATTTGACTGTAGTGGCGGAGGATTTCGGCGTTCCGCCGCTACGCACGTTGACTCATTACATCGTACGGCTCACCGACGTCAACGATAACGCCCCGGCGTTCAGCGCCAAGATATACGAAGGTTTCATTGAGGAGAACCAATTACCAGGTACATACATCACCACAATTCTGGCGAGCGATCAAGACGCGGGATTGAACGGGGAAATAACCTACGAGCTTTTTGACTCGGACACGAACAGCGTCTCCAGGTTTGCCATCATGAATCAAGCGGGAAACGTTTACGCCCTGCAAAGCTTCAATTACGAAGTGACGAAGAGGCTGGATCTGCGCGTCCAGGCCAGTGACAGAGGATGGCCGCAGCTTCACAACAACGCCGTCCTCGTCGTCAATGTAGTCGATCAGAACGACAACGCCCCCTTTATAACTCACCCGCCGCTCAACAACGGATCCGCCGAAATCCAGCTTCCCAGAGACGCCCCGCCCGGGTACATCGTGACCCGAATAACGGCTAAAGATTCGGACGCCGGTCTGAACGCCGAGCTCACTTACAAGCTTTACGACGACTTCGGCTTCGCGATCGATCCGAATACGGGAGAAATATATATCAATCGGAAAATCGCTTACGACGAGTATGACATGTGGAAAGTCTTAGTGACGGTCAACGACAACGGCCACCCGTCGCAGACCTCCACGGCCACCATTCATTTCACTCTAACCGAGTCGGCGCCCTCCAACGGAAACTTCTACGACGAAAGAGAGGAGGATGAACCTAAACAATGGACGCTTATTTTAATCTTGGCCCTGACCAGTTCCTCGCTGATGTTTTTGGCTATTTTATCATACATACTATGCAAAAGTCGGAAAAACGGTCCAAAGAGATGCGCTGACCTCCCTGACGCGGTGGATATTCCGTACTCGAACGAGAAGAACGCCGTCTCCATGATCTCCAGCCAGACCGCCAATGTGTTCGACACGCACACGTTTCACTCCACCACCGTCATCGGCACTCCTGAGGAACTGCACAGCAGTGTTCAGGCGACCGCCGAAGTCTTCAACGAAACGCCACACACCTTCAAGAGCAAATATAGGAGTGTGGCGGGGGAGATagat GGATATTCTACTTTGCCTGGTTATGGCAAAGACAACGCTCGACCGATCACAGTGTGGAAAGGAAACTCGATGATGACCATCGCGGTCAGAGACCCACAGATCAGCGGAAAAGACAGTGGAAAAGGAGACAGTGATGTTAATGACAGTGACTCTGACATCAGTGAAGGCCTCAAGAAGGACTACACCTCATATAAAG GTCTGTGGGCTTGTACCAGTGAATGCAGGATCCTGGGCCACTCAGACAGATGTTGGAGCCCATCTGTAAGCAGAACCAGCGGGAGCATTAACACCAGACATCTCTCGACCTTCTCAAGGACGAGGCCGTCCTCACAGGCCGCAGGGCTTCAGAGGAGCAGCTACGACACACAGACGCCCAGAAGCGTGGCTTTGCACAGCCTCTCCGAAGATCAGCAGAGTCAATACGATTACATTCACGTCTGCTCTCCACAGTCACAGAGGAGACGAGACACTGAGGACAGAGACGGCACCGTGTTCACACACTCCACGAACAGTCCCGGGAGGTTCACAGACACAGCCTGA
- the cnmd gene encoding leukocyte cell-derived chemotaxin 1 isoform X2: MEETSEKAPVEAYGSVSLKPRGFMRLRRTAVVAFIAGAVLLLFGGIGAFYLWKVTEKEAISAHYSRNIDIKMIEDDSDAGEGKIVEVQDFKAGITAVKFPGKEKCYIKSQVRTELSEEEETVAVKSEVASLVWIASEEPLKDNSFLSPEILRFCGDLPIYWHHPANARALRKRRSVTRVRRQSTGGLNRQQARRRNSTSSVREEERPTGPEYNPENPYHNQEGLEGHMVFDPMLDHRGICCTECHRSYTHCERVCEPHGGYWPWPYNYHGCRQVCRVIMPCRWWAARMLGLV; this comes from the exons ATGGAGGAAACATCAGAAAAAGCTCCTGTTGAG GCTTACGGTAGCGTGAGCTTGAAGCCCAGAGGGTTTATGCGTCTCAGGAGGACGGCGGTCGTCGCCTTCATCGCCGGAGCCGTACTGCTGCTGTTTGGAGGCATTGGAGCTTTTTACCTGTGGAAAGTCACTGAAAAAGAA GCGATCAGTGCTCACTACAGTAGGAACATCGATATAAAGATGATAGAGGATGATTCCGATGCTGGAGAAGGGAAAATTGTGGAAGTTCAAGACTTTAAAGCT GGCATCACAGCTGTCAAGTTTCCTGGAAAAGAGAAGTGTTACATCAAATCACAAGTCAGAACTGAACTTTCTGAG GAAGAAGAAACTGTGGCAGTAAAATCTGAAGTGGCGTCTCTGGTTTGGATTGCATCTGAAGAACCACTGAAGGACAACAGTTTTCTGAGCCCTGAGATACTGAGATTCTGTGGAGATCTTCCCATTTACTGGCATCATCCTGCAAACGCCAGAG CACTGAGGAAGAGGAGAAGTGTGACGCGGGTGAGACGGCAGAGTACAGGTGGATTAAACCGACAACAGGCGAGACGTCGAAACTCAACAAGTTCAGTCAGAGAGGAGGAACGGCCGACAGGACCCGAGTATAACCCTGAGAACCCTTATCAT AATCAGGAGGGTTTGGAGGGACACATGGTATTCGATCCCATGTTGGACCATCGTGGGATCTGCTGTACCGAATGTCATCGCAGTTACACCCATTGCGAGCGAGTATGCGAGCCACACGGGGGCTACTGGCCGTGGCCCTACAACTACCACGGCTGTCGGCAGGTCTGCAGGGTCATCATGCCGTGCCGCTGGTGGGCGGCTCGTATGCTGGGTCTCGTGTAA
- the cnmd gene encoding leukocyte cell-derived chemotaxin 1 isoform X1 yields MEETSEKAPVEAYGSVSLKPRGFMRLRRTAVVAFIAGAVLLLFGGIGAFYLWKVTEKEAISAHYSRNIDIKMIEDDSDAGEGKIVEVQDFKAGITAVKFPGKEKCYIKSQVRTELSEEEETVAVKSEVASLVWIASEEPLKDNSFLSPEILRFCGDLPIYWHHPANARALRKRRSVTRVRRQSTGGLNRQQARRRNSTSSVREEERPTGPEYNPENPYHQNQEGLEGHMVFDPMLDHRGICCTECHRSYTHCERVCEPHGGYWPWPYNYHGCRQVCRVIMPCRWWAARMLGLV; encoded by the exons ATGGAGGAAACATCAGAAAAAGCTCCTGTTGAG GCTTACGGTAGCGTGAGCTTGAAGCCCAGAGGGTTTATGCGTCTCAGGAGGACGGCGGTCGTCGCCTTCATCGCCGGAGCCGTACTGCTGCTGTTTGGAGGCATTGGAGCTTTTTACCTGTGGAAAGTCACTGAAAAAGAA GCGATCAGTGCTCACTACAGTAGGAACATCGATATAAAGATGATAGAGGATGATTCCGATGCTGGAGAAGGGAAAATTGTGGAAGTTCAAGACTTTAAAGCT GGCATCACAGCTGTCAAGTTTCCTGGAAAAGAGAAGTGTTACATCAAATCACAAGTCAGAACTGAACTTTCTGAG GAAGAAGAAACTGTGGCAGTAAAATCTGAAGTGGCGTCTCTGGTTTGGATTGCATCTGAAGAACCACTGAAGGACAACAGTTTTCTGAGCCCTGAGATACTGAGATTCTGTGGAGATCTTCCCATTTACTGGCATCATCCTGCAAACGCCAGAG CACTGAGGAAGAGGAGAAGTGTGACGCGGGTGAGACGGCAGAGTACAGGTGGATTAAACCGACAACAGGCGAGACGTCGAAACTCAACAAGTTCAGTCAGAGAGGAGGAACGGCCGACAGGACCCGAGTATAACCCTGAGAACCCTTATCAT CAGAATCAGGAGGGTTTGGAGGGACACATGGTATTCGATCCCATGTTGGACCATCGTGGGATCTGCTGTACCGAATGTCATCGCAGTTACACCCATTGCGAGCGAGTATGCGAGCCACACGGGGGCTACTGGCCGTGGCCCTACAACTACCACGGCTGTCGGCAGGTCTGCAGGGTCATCATGCCGTGCCGCTGGTGGGCGGCTCGTATGCTGGGTCTCGTGTAA